GCGTAATCGACCGCCATGTGGAAAAACTTCGCCAGGTGATCAAGCTCGCGCTTGAGGTCGGTGTTGAGCAGGTTTTGATAACCTTCGCGACCACCCCAGAACACATAGTTCTCGCCGCCGAGCGCCTTGGTCACTTCCAAGCACTTCTTCACTTGGGCAGCGCCGTAGGCAAACACGTCGGCATGCGAGCTCGTCGCTGCGCCGTGCATGAAGCGCGGGTTGCTGAACAGGTTGGCGGTCCCCCACAGCAGTTTGATGCCGGTTCGATCTTGTTCGTCTTTCAGCACCTTGGCGACAGCGTCGAAATTTTTGTGCGACTCGCGGAGGGTTGCTCCCTCGGGCGCGACGTCTCGGTCGTGGAAGGCATAGAACGGAGCACCGAGCTTCTCGATGAACTCAAACGCCACCTTCACGCGGCGAATGGCATTCTCGACCGATTCGCTACCATCGTCCCACGGGCGGAGCATCGTTCCGGGACCAAACGGGTCGCTGCCAGTCCCACGAAACGTGTGCCAATACACCACGCTGAAGCGCAGGTGCTCGGCCATCGTTTTCCCTTCGATCACTTCGTCGGGGTTGTACCAGCGGAAGGCGAGTGGATTCTTCGACTTCGGACCTTCGTAGCGAATTTTTTCGATTTCGGGAAAAGCAGCGGCCATGGTGCCCTGTAGCTCAGCAAAGGTTTTGGGAGGGTGATGTCTACCGCCAACTGCTTGGCGCCAGACTCGGTATCGTGACAAATCCCGCGCAAGCTCGCAACCGGCAAGCGGCCGATCGCACCCCCGCAAAGAAGTAATCTCCGCCCGAAGCCACTCTGCAAGCTACGGTACTGATGGACCCCGCTGCTCCCTATGCTCCGTCGATCCGCCGAGCGCTCGCGCTGCCGAAAGTAGTGATCATGCCGAAATTGCCCCCCCTTTTGCTCCGCCACTTCTGTTGGGCGTTCTGCCTGCCGCTCGTCCTCTTGCTCGGCGCGGGACTGCGCGAAAGCTGCGCTCAGTCCAATACCGGTGAGCTCGAGATTCGCGCGGTCGACGCCACCACGGGAGAACCGCTCGCCGTCCGGATGCATCTGAAGGATCAAAAAGGGAAGACCGTTAAGCCCCCCAAGGTTCCGTTTTGGAACGACCATTTTGTCTTCCACGGCATCATCATTTTGAAACTGCCAGTCGGTAATTACACCTTCGAAATGGAACGTGGTCCCGAGTACAAATTTCGGAGTGGCTATTTCACCATCGATCGTGGAGCCACCGACAACAAAACGGTGGAGATGCACCGCTTCATCGACATGAAGAAAGAAGGTTGGTGGTCGGGAGATTTGAGTGTCTACCGGCCTGCTGCCGACATGGATCTGCTGATGCGCGCCGAAGATCTCCATCTGGCCGTGGTCAGCCCACCTCCCGCTGCGACAGCCTCCAAAAATGCCCCGGAAGCTGCTCCTCGGGAAATGAAAATCGAAACGTTCGGCGAAGATCGGATCGTCGCGTATACCGGTCAGGTCGATGCCCGCAGCACCGGCGCGATCCTGTCGATCGATGCCAAGGAAACAGCCGTTTTTCCCAAGGAAAATAGCGAATATCCCTCGACTCTCAGCCTTGCTCGCCAGCTAGAAGAGTCGGGCAGCACCACCCTGCTGGCCGAGTCGGCCACGTCGTGGGATCTGCCGGTGTGGGTCGCTTCGGGCACGCTCGACGGCATTCTTGTCGCCGGGCCGCATCTGATTCGCGATCCCCTCACGGCGGGCAAATGGCAACCGGCGGGCAAGCCGCTCGATACGCTCCTCTATCCTGGTCGTCAGGGGTCGGGACGCTGGGCTTCGATGGCCTACTACCATCTGCTCAACTGCGGACTCCGCATTCCACCCGCTGCCGGAAGTGGAACTGGCAAGAGCCCCAACCCACTCGGCTATTCGCGCGTGTATGTCCACTGCGGCGAGAAGTTTACCTACGAGTCGTGGTGGGAAAATTTTCGCAAAGGACGCTGCATCATCACCAACGGGCCGATGATTCAGCCGAAAGTGAATGGTCAGTTGCCCGGGCATGTCTTCACTGCCGAACAAGGGGAAACAGTCGCCCTGAAGATCTCGCTGAACCTCTCGACCCGCGAGAAAATCGAATACCTCGAAGTGGTGAAGGATGGCAAGGTGGAGCATGAAGTCCGCCTCGACGAGTGGGCCGCTGCTGGGGGAAAACTCCCCGACATCGAATTCCAGAAGAGTGGCTGGCTCGCGATTCGCGCCGTTACGAGCAATCCCGACGCCTATCGTTTTGCATCGACCGGTCCCTACTACGTCGAGATCGGCTATCAGCCGCGCATCTCGAAAACTTCGAGCCAATTCATGCTCGACTGGGTGGTGGAGCGGGCCAAGCAGCTGAAATTCGCCACCCCCGAAGAGCGCGAGTCGGTGATCGTCGAGCATCGGGCCGCCCGCGATTTCTGGACGAAAAAAGTCGAAACCGCCACCGACGAGTAATCGCCACAAGCTCGCAACTGCAGCGCAGCACGTCTAGTCCCGTTCACCCCAGGGCCAAGAGTCCCTAGACTGACGACCTTGCGTTTTCCTTCACTCGCGCGCAGTTGCTTAGGGTTTCCATGGCTGAATCGTGGCGCTCGCTCTATCCCTTCCAGTCGCATTACTTCGAGCGCGAGAAGCTCCGGTATCACTACGTCGACGAAGGTGCCTCGCCGTCAGCTGCCAAGCGCCCCCTGCTGTTCGTGCATGGCAATCCCACCTGGTCGTTCTACTGGCGCGAGCTGATCGCGGGACTCAAGGCCGACTATCGCTGCATCGCCGTCGATCACATCGGCTGTGGCCTGTCGGATAAGCCGCAGGACTATCCCTACTCGCTCGCCAAGCATACGGAAAATCTCGTCGCCCTCGTCGAGAAGCTCGACCTCAAAAACTGTACTCTCCTGGCGCACGACTGGGGTGGCGCGATTGGCCTGGGCTGCGCGGCACAGCTGCGCGAGCGTTTTTCTCAGCTCGTGCTGTTCAACACCGCCGCCTTTCCGCCGCCGTACATCCCCAAGCGAATTCAGCTCTGCCGCGTGCCGATTTTGGGAACGCTCGGCGTGCGGGGGCTCAATCTGTTTGCTCGCGCAGCTATTACGATGGCGACCGAAGAGCCGCAGCGGATGACAGCGGCGGTGAAAGCTGGCTTCCTGGCCCCGTATAACAACTGGCACAACCGGGTGGCGATCGATGCGTTTGTGAAAGACATTCCCTGGACCCGCGCGCATCCCACCTACCAGGTGCTCGAGGATCTCGAAACCAAACTGGCGAAAATCACCCACCTTCAGCAGCTGCTGGTGTGGGGGATGCGCGACTGGTGTTTTCGGAGTGAATGTCTCGATCGCTTGAAGCGGACCTTCACGCAGGCCGAAGAGCTGCGCTTCGACACCGCCGGTCACTACGTGGTGCAAGATCGACCGGCTGAAATTCTCGAGCGACTCCACACGTTCCTGGCGCAAGTGAAAAGCGTCTAACAGCCTCTCCCGAGCATCGATGATCGCCCCACCGCCAACCGCCAAAGTCAACGCGATGAGCTCTAGCACGTTATCGATCGGACAATGCGCTGCCCTGGCAGCGCTGCTCGAGTGCCTCGCCCCGAAGCCGGGCAATGTGCACCGGAGCGCCGATTTCGAAGATACAACGATTCACGATTTCGCCGTGAGCGCGGTGGCGATCGTACCGGCGATGGAGGTTGCCGCGCATGTGGGTGTCGGTCGCGCCGTGCTGGAAGCAATTCGCGCCACGCGCTCAATCGTTGCCACGAACACCAATTTGGGAATCGTGCTGCTGCTGGCGCCGCTGGCGGCTGTACCTCGCAAAACCTCGATTTTCGAGGGCCTTGCGACCATTTTAAGCACCCTCACCGAGGAAGATTCGCGGCTGGTGTACGAAGCGATTCGCCTGGCCAAGCCCGGAGGACTCGGCACCTCGCGCGAGCACGATGTCGCAGGCGATTCGCCACCGCGACTCCTCGACGCCATGCAACTTGCCGCCGAGCGCGATCAGATTGCGCGCGAGTATGTCACCCAGTATCACTTGGTGCTGCAGGTCGCTTTGCCACGGCTCTTAGAACTGCGAGCCACCGGCGCTTCGCTCACCGACAGTGTGATTCGATTGCAGGTGGAACTGCTGGCGCGCGAACCCGACAGCCTGATCGCGCGGAAGTGTGGCCTCGAGATGGCGACGCAAGTTTCGGCCTACGCCAGCCAGGTGCTCGCCTGCGGCAATATCGGCGACGATAGCTACTACGAAGCGATTGCCGAGTTCGATTTTTTCCTGCGCAGCGATGGACACAAACGGAATCCCGGCACGACAGCCGATCTAATTGCAGCAGCGATCTTTGTCGGCCTGCGCGAGAACTTGCTTCAGCCTCCGCTCGACTAAACGCCGCCCGTCACCGCTAACCGCGATCCTTTTGCCAGAGATACTCCGCCATGACCGAGCCGATCAAGATCGAGCCTGCCGCCAATCTGACGGAGCGTTATCGGATTCGGCTCGAAAAAGAAGCGCATGTGTTTGCGGCGGCCCATTTCATTACGTTCGCCGGCAACATCTGCGAACCGCTGCATGGGCACAACTACGGCGTGGCTGTCGAAATCGAAGCGCCACTCGATGAAAACCAGTACGTGATCGATTTCATTGCCGTGCGCGATGAGCTGACGGCGATCACGCAGACGCTCGACCACCGAATGCTCCTTCCGACCTCGCATCCGCTGATCCAAGTCACTGCCGACGAGCGGGAAGTGACCGCCCGTTTTGGCGACAAACGGTGGGTCTTTCCGCGGACCGATTGCGTTCTCTTGCCGCTGACCAATACCACGTCGGAACTCCTGGCGCGCTACATCGGCCTCGCACTGCGCGAGCGTCTTGCCGCGCGCTTACCAGCACAGGTCGTCGGGTCGATTACTCGATTTTCGGTCGAAGTGGACGAGAATCATGGCCAGCGCGGCATCTGGTCCCTCGCGGCTGATGCGGTTCACTAAGCTGCCGCGTAAGACGCCTCCGAATACTCCTCAAATGCGATTGATTTTGGGGGCCATCAACGCCCCCCCAGCGCGGCACTAGCGCGACCGCTACAGGCGTTACAGCACTTCTTGGCTCACCGAGGGGCCTCATTTTCCTCCCCTCTTCGCGGAGGGTCCGGCTGCCTGATAGGCATTAGCCGCAACCTATGTTTTCGCAGCTTTGAACACGCGGCCTGCCCAGCCACGCTTTTCTACTGGATCTACAGGAACCAGTTTTGCAGTGGGATCGGGCTCTCTTCGTGATGAACGACCAAAGAGCTGTCTGTCCCATGGGTACGGCGGCTCTCTGTCTTCGCAAAGCACAGAGCCACTCCTCACTAAATCTGCCTGGTTAGGAAAGTTCGTCGCGATGCAGTTTGCCACAGCACAAGATGCCATGAACACCGTTTGGATGCTCATCTGCGCTGCGCTCGTCTTCTTCCTGCAAGCAGGTTTCTGTTGCATGGAATGCGGATTGTCGCGCTCGAAGAACAGTATTAACGCCGCCATCAAAAACGTCGCCGACTTCTGCCTCGCTGGGGCCCTGTTTTGGCTGACCGGCTATGCGTTCATGTTTGGCAAAAGCTTTTACGGACTCTTCGGCATCACTGAATTCTTTTTCGAAGAGACCTACGACAGCAACTGGCTCACCGTCTTCTTTATCTACCAGGTGATGTTCTGCGGCACCTGCAGCACCATCGCTTCGGGAGCTGTCTCGGAGCGGATGCGGTTTAAGGCCTACGCCTGCATGTCGGTGCTCGTCGGCGGCATCATCTATCCGGTGTTTGGTCACTGGGTTTGGACCCGCCCGAACATGCCCGCGCAAGGTTGGCTCGCCAATCTGGGATTCATCGACTTCGCAGGCTCCACCGTGGTGCACAGCCTCGCTGGCTGGGTCGCACTAGCGGCTGTGATCCACGTCGGTCCCCGCATGGGAAAATTTCTCCCCGATGGACGCATCACGCGCTTTCACGGCCACAGCTTGCCGATCGCGGCGATTGGTCTCTTTATCCTTTGGTTCGGCTGGTTCGGGTTCACAGGCGGCCGCGCGATGGAACTCGCCGGCAACGTCCCGAAGATCTGGATTAACACGTTGCTCGCGGGCATTTTCGGCGGAGCAGGAAATCTCCTCTGGCAAATCGTCACGCGTAAGCGAATCGATATCTGCAGCTTCATGAACGGCATCATCGCCGGACTGGTCGCCATCTGTGCCACCTGCAATGTGGCGTGGGACTTTGGCGCCGTCTTCATCGGCATCAGCGCCGGTCTGATCATGGAACTCGCTTCCGATATTCTCGAGCGTTATTTCAAACTCGACGACGTCGTCAACGCCATTTCCGTGCACGGTGTCGCCGGTGCTTGGGGAACGCTCCTCGTCGCCTTCATCACTCCTCCAGAATTCATGCCCCAAGGGTGGTCGCGACTCGACCTGCTTTTGGTGCAGATGCTGGGAATTAGCGTCTGTTTCTGCTGGTCGTTTGGCATCACGTGGGTCGCCCTGTCGATCCTGAAACGCTACATGCCGCTGCGTGTAACGATCGAGGAAGAAGAAGCGGGGCTGAACGTCGCCGAGCACGATGCCCGCACCGATCTGCACGATCTGCTGGTGACGATGGAGCAGAACATGCGAGGGGATCACACTCGCCGCGCGGCGGTCGACGAGTGCACCGAAGCGGGGATGATTGCCAAGCAATACAACCGGGTGCTGGAAGCGCGCGAGCAATCCGAGGCCGAGCTGCGACGCTATGCCACGATGCTCGAAGACACCAACTCCTATGTCGAGAACCAAGCGGTCGAGATGCAGTTTCAAGCCAAAGCGCTCGAAGCTGCCCGGAGCGAAGCTGAACGCGCCAACCATACGAAGAGCCAGTTCGTGGCCAACATGAGCCACGAAATTCGGACCCCGATGACCGCCATTCTGGGCTACGTCGATATGCTGCTCGACGATGCCGACGCGCATCCCGTTTCCGAGAAGTGGAAACAGCCGCTCGCCACCATTAAAAGCAATGGCCAGCACCTGCTCGAAATCATTAACGACATTCTCGACATCAGCAAAATCGAAGCGGGCAAGCTGACGATCGAAATCATCGAATGCTCGGTTCCTCAGCTCGTGGGCGATGTCACCAATCTGCTGCGGCATCGAGCCGAAGGGAAAGGACTCGCGCTGGCGGTGAAATTCAATTCACCGATCCCCGAAACGATTCATTCCGATCCGACCCGCATTCGCCAGGTGCTGCTGAATCTCGTCGGCAACTCGATCAAGTTCACCAATCATGGCGAGGTCCGCGTGGAACTCGAAATGTTCTACGACGACCCTGAAAATCCACAGCTGCAGCTGAGTGTGGTCGACAGCGGCATTGGGATGGACGACGAGCAGATCGCACGTTTATTCCAGCCTTTTGTGCAGGCCGACAGCAGCACGACGCGCCGCTTTGGTGGCACTGGTCTGGGGCTGACGATCACCAAACGACTCGCAGAAATGCTCGGTGGCTCGATCACCGTGAAGAGCCAAATTGGGCATGGCAGCTCGTTCATCGTGCGGATTGCCAGTGGCAAACTCGACGGCGTGAAGATGATCGAAAAGCCCGATCACTTTGTCGAACAAGCTCCGAAGAAACCGAAGAAAATCGACGTCCGGCTCGATTGCCGCATCTTGCTCGCCGAAGATGGCCCCGACAATCAGCGGCTGATTTCGCTGATCCTCCGCAAAGCTGGCGCTGAAGTGGTGGTGGCCGAAAATGGTCAGGTGGCTGTCGAAGCAGCGCTGCGAGCCGCCAGTCACGGCTTCCGTCGTAGCGACGATCCTCAAGGGCCGTTCGACGTGATCCTGATGGACATGCAAATGCCGGTGCTCGACGGCTGCGGCGCGACGAAAAAGCTACGCGAAGCTGGCTATCCCGGTCCGATTGTGGCCCTCACCGCCAATGCGATGAAAGAAGACCACGACCGCTGCATGGCCGCTGGTTGCAACGATTTTGCCACGAAACCGATCGACCGGAGTGTGCTGTTGGCGACGATCGATCGCTGGGCGCAGTGGCGCCGCGATAACGTCCCACCTTCGATGCCGATCGATCCACCGGTAACAGTCGCTGTCACCTTGCCCACGGACGAATCTACCTCTTTCGGACCTGAAACGATTGCACATTCGTAATGCATCTCGGTTTGACACCCCCTAAGAGCGACCTAGGTTTAATATTGTCGGGCCTGAAAATATTCCGCTTGCCAATTGAGATATCCCCATGCGTGCCGACTACATCAATCCGTTCATCCAATCGCTCTGCACCACGTTCGAAACGATGCTTTCGTGCGAGATCACGCGGGGACAACTCTACCTGCGCGAGCCCAACACAGCGCTGCACGATATCAGCGGCGTGATTGGACTCTCGGGGAACGCTCAAGGGACGGTCGTCCTCAGCCTCGATAAGAAGGTGGCACTCGCCGCCGCTTCGGTGCTGCTGATGTGCGAGGCGGAAGAGATCAACGCCGATGTGGTCGATGCCGTCGGCGAACTCACCAACATGGTGGCGGGTGGAGCCAAGGCGAAGCTCGAGGAATATCAGCTCTCGATCAGCTTGCCGAGCGTGGTGACCGGAACGGGTCACGAGATTCGTTTCCCCTCGAACGTCACGCCGATTTGCGTCCCCTTCAATTCTCCCTGGGGTCCGCTGAAGATCGAAGTCGGTCTGGCCGCTGTGCAGCAACTGGCCGGTGCCCACTAGCACTTCGTCTATCGGTTAATGTCATCCTCAGCTGCGATTCACACTGCTGGACAAGCCAGCAGTGGATGCTAGCGACGTTGAATTCTGCCCTTTGCTAGCCCTTTTGCGGCGTCTGGATTGCTATCGACACCGCGCAGCACGTTTGGGATAGTTCGGCCGCTCGTGATTTCGGCGCAGCGTTGCGCGCAGCTCTCGAAGCGTCTGAAGGAACCCGCCGGTGTCGTCTGAGATTCGAAAAGCCGCCATCCTGCTGATGAGTCTGCCCGAAGACGAGGCAGCCAATTTGCTTTCGCGCTTAACGCCGAAGCAAGTGGAAGTGGTTTCGATCGAGATTGCAAAAATCGGCCGATTGCCAGCTTCCGAACAAGACTCTGTGATTCAAGAGTTTGCCGACGCCAACCCCAACTCGTTCGGCATTCAAGGGGGTGGCCTCGATCTGGCCAAGTCGCTCGTCGAGAAAGCGCTCGGCAGCAAAGCGGGCTCGACGCTCGACAACGTCCGCAGCTCGATCGAAGCGATGCCGTTTGGCTTTCTCAAGAAAGTCGATCCGCAAAACTTGCTCACGTTCGTGATCGACGAACATCCCCAAACCATTGCCCTGATTCTCTCGCACCTCCCCCCTGCTTTCGGCGCGGAGATCATGAAAGGTCTGCCCGCCGATCGACAACTGGCGGTGATTCGCAGGATCGCTCACATGGGTCAAACCAATCCCGAGGTGATCGAAGAGGTGGAGCGCGGACTCGAGAGCCGCATGGCGAACTTGATGAACCAGTCGTATCAAAAAGCGGGTGGTGTGCCGAGTGTCGCCGAGATCCTGAACGTGACCGATCGGGCGACCGAGCGGGCGCTGCTCGAAAGTTTGTCGCAGGAAGATCCGCAGCTCGTCGAGGATATTCGGCGGCTGATGTTCGTGTTCGAAGATATCTGCAAACTGACCGACAAAGATATTCAGGCGGTCCTCAAAAACGTCGAAACGGCGCAGTGGGCCATGGCGCTCAAGGGGGCCAGCCCCGAACTGAAGCAAAAGATTCTGGGGAATATGTCGCAGCGTGCGGCGGTGATGCTGGCCGAAGAAATCGACTTCCTTGGGAGTGTCCGCGCGAGCGATGTCGAGCAGGTTCAGCAGCAGATTGTCGACGTGGTTCGCCGCCTCGAAGATGCAGGTGAAATCACGGTTCATGCCGCCGAAGAGAACGAGCGGATGATCACGTAGCGGCTCGCTGGGATCTGCGGCGGCTCGCGGTTTGTCGCCCCCCTCCCCTGCCCGAAACGGCTGGGGATTGCTACATTCCTGCGTCATGGCCGTTACCCCCATGATGCAGCAGTATCTCGATGCGAAGCAAGCGTGCGGCGATGCGCTCCTCTTGTTTCGCATGGGAGATTTCTACGAACTGTTCCACGACGATGCCCGCACTGCTTCGCGCGTGCTGGGGCTCACCCTGACGACGCGCGACAAAGGGGAAAATCCGGTCCCGATGGCCGGCTTTCCCTACCATCAGCTCGAAGGCTATCTGGCCAAGCTGATCGGCGGCGGCCTGCGTGCAGCGGTGTGCGAGCAAGTGGAAGATCCACGCCAAGCCAAGGGGCTGGTGAAGCGCGAAGTGACACGTGTGGTCACTCCCGGCACACTGACCGACGACGCCCTGCTCGACCCGCGCGAAAGCAACTACCTGGCGGCGATGGTGCTCCCCGATACGCTTCAGCCGCACACGCCGGTGGGACTCGCTTGGGCTGATCTGTCGACCGGAAGGTTTCAAGCAGCGGTGTTTCCCTTCGCGCGGCTCGGCGATGAACTCGCGCGGCTGCAGCCTTCGGAATGCCTGCTGGGAGATGATCAGCCTCCCCCAACTTGCCCGTTCCCGCCACGGATGATGATCACCCGTCGGCCCGAGTGGACCTTCGCCCGCGATACGTCGCAAGCGGTACTCCAAAAACAGCTGCAGGTCGCCTCGCTCGAAGGGTTTGGCTTCGACGAGAGTGACATGCTGGCCATTCGCGCTGCGGGGGGAATTCTCGAGTACCTGCGCGAGACCCAAAAAACTTCGCTCGATCACATCGATCGTTTGCTGCCGTATCGCTCGGGGGAATCGCTCGAAATCGATGAAGCGACCCGGCGCAGCCTCGAGATCACGCGGACCTTTCGGAGCGGCGCTCGCGAAGGCTCGCTGCTGTCGGTCATCGATCAAACGATCACTCCTCCCGGCAGCCGATTGCTGGCCGACTGGGTCGGCGCGCCACTGACCAACCTGGCCGCCATCGGCGCGCGGCAAGATGCGGTGGAACTCCTCCGCAACAGCGCCACCGTTCGGCGCCAAATTCGTGAGGAACTGGCGGGCGTTTACGATCTCGAGCGGCTGATTGCGCGGGTGACCACGCTGCGCGCAAGTCCTCGCGATTTGGCGTTTGTCGGACGAACACTCGCGCGACTGCCGCAGCTCAAAGCGCTCGTTGCCCATCTGCGTGCGCCGCTGCTCGACGATCTGCAAACGCGGCTCGACGAATCTCCTGCGCTCCGCGATTTGCTGGCCGCTGCGCTCGAGGACGATTGCCCGCTTTTGGCCCGCGATGGGAACTTCATTCGCCAAGGTTTTCACGGCGAGCTCGATCGCCTGCGCGAGATGGCCCATGGTGGCAAAGCGTGGATCGCGCGCTATCAGGCCGATCAGATCGAAAAGACGGGAATTCCCAATCTGAAGGTCGCCTTCAACAAAGTCTTTGGCTACTACATCGAGATCACCAACGCGCAAAAAGAGAAGACGCCGCCCGAGTATATTCGCAAGCAAACGGTCGCTTCCGCCGAGCGCTACATTACCCCCGAGCTGAAAGAGTACGAAGAAAAAGTCCTCACCGCCGACGAGCGTTCGAAAGAGCTCGAGTATCAGCTGTTTGTAGAGCTGCGCGACAAGACGCATCAATTTGCCCGCGCTTTGCGGATGACAGCGGCGGCGATTGCCGAGCTCGATGTCCTCGCGGCGCTCGCGCAGCTGGCCGATCGTCCCGACTATTGCCGCCCGGTGATGACCGAGGATCAAGTGGTCGAGATCGTTGAAGGTCGGCACCCGGTGCTCGATGCCATTTTGCCGCGCGGCACGTTTGTGCCGAACGATACCACGCTCGGCACCGACGGAGGACTGGTGATGCTGATCACCGGTCCGAACATGGCGGGCAAGAGCACCTACATTCGGCAGGTCGCCGTGCTGTCGCTTCTGGCGCACGTGGGGAGTTTTTTACCAGCGTCGCGCGCTACGATTGGAATTTGCGACCGGATTTTCGCCCGCGTTGGCGCAAGCGATGAGCTGTCGCGCGGTCAAAGCACCTTCATGGTCGAGATGACCGAAACCGCGCGGATTTTGAATTCCGCCACAGCGCGCAGCCTCGTGATCCTCGACGAAATTGGGCGTGGCACAAGCACCTACGATGGCATTTCGCTCGCCTGGGCGATCGTCGAACATCTGCACGATCAGATCGGCTGTCGCACGCTGTTTGCCACGCACTACCACGAACTCACCGACCTGGCTGGCTCGCTCGCTGGCGTCCGCAACCTGAGCGTCGCGGTGCGCGAGTGGCAAGATCAAGTGGTGCTGCTTCACAAGATTGTGCCCGGCGCAGCCGACAAAAGTTATGGCATTCACTGCGCTCGATTGGCCGGTGTTCCGCGGAGCGTGAACGAACGGGCCAAACAGATTCTCGCGAAACTCGAGGGAGAAAATCTCGACACCGAGGGACGGCCGAAGCTGATTGCGCGGACCAAAAAATCGCGCAAGGGAGACCTGCAGCTGACACTGTTTGCCCCGGAAGAGCATCCACTCCTCGAGCAGCTGCGGCAACTCGATTTGGCGGGGCTCACGCCGCTGCAGGCTATGCAGTGGCTTGCCAACTGGCAGCAAGAGATCGGCCCAAAAAAGTAGCCGCCAGAGCGCTATTTGGGCTGCTGCGAACTGCGCGCGAGCTGTTCGCCAGAAGCAGGACGTCCGAAGTAGTAGCCCTGCTGCAGATCGAAGCCGAGTTCTTTACAAGCGTCGACTTCGGCTTGCGATTCGACCCCTTCGGCGAGGGTGATGATGTCGAGATCGCGGGCCATGCTCACGAGCGTGCCGACCATGCGACGTCGTCCCGAATGGGCCTCGTGCAGGTTGCGAATCAACTTCATGTCGAACTTCAAAAAGTCGGGGCGTGCTTCGACAAGTTCAGCAAGCCGCGCTTGGCCCGCTCCGAAATCGTCGTACGCCAGACCCATGCTCAAATCGCTGAGCGCGAGGCGAAGCATCTTCATGGCGG
This window of the Pirellula staleyi DSM 6068 genome carries:
- the xylA gene encoding xylose isomerase, whose product is MAAAFPEIEKIRYEGPKSKNPLAFRWYNPDEVIEGKTMAEHLRFSVVYWHTFRGTGSDPFGPGTMLRPWDDGSESVENAIRRVKVAFEFIEKLGAPFYAFHDRDVAPEGATLRESHKNFDAVAKVLKDEQDRTGIKLLWGTANLFSNPRFMHGAATSSHADVFAYGAAQVKKCLEVTKALGGENYVFWGGREGYQNLLNTDLKRELDHLAKFFHMAVDYAKKIGFTGQFLIEPKPKEPTKHQYDSDAAACLNFLRSYDLLPYFKLNLETNHATLAGHTMMHELEYAGMQGALGSIDANTGDLLLGWDTDQFPTNLYLTTECMLAILKWGGMGAGGVNFDAKVRRESFEPIDLFYAHIGGMDAFARGLKIAAEMRADGEFTKFVKDRYSTWDSGIGAEIESGKATFETLEAYMLEKGEISPHKSGRQEMLENLFNRYF
- a CDS encoding CehA/McbA family metallohydrolase; this translates as MDPAAPYAPSIRRALALPKVVIMPKLPPLLLRHFCWAFCLPLVLLLGAGLRESCAQSNTGELEIRAVDATTGEPLAVRMHLKDQKGKTVKPPKVPFWNDHFVFHGIIILKLPVGNYTFEMERGPEYKFRSGYFTIDRGATDNKTVEMHRFIDMKKEGWWSGDLSVYRPAADMDLLMRAEDLHLAVVSPPPAATASKNAPEAAPREMKIETFGEDRIVAYTGQVDARSTGAILSIDAKETAVFPKENSEYPSTLSLARQLEESGSTTLLAESATSWDLPVWVASGTLDGILVAGPHLIRDPLTAGKWQPAGKPLDTLLYPGRQGSGRWASMAYYHLLNCGLRIPPAAGSGTGKSPNPLGYSRVYVHCGEKFTYESWWENFRKGRCIITNGPMIQPKVNGQLPGHVFTAEQGETVALKISLNLSTREKIEYLEVVKDGKVEHEVRLDEWAAAGGKLPDIEFQKSGWLAIRAVTSNPDAYRFASTGPYYVEIGYQPRISKTSSQFMLDWVVERAKQLKFATPEERESVIVEHRAARDFWTKKVETATDE
- a CDS encoding alpha/beta fold hydrolase — protein: MAESWRSLYPFQSHYFEREKLRYHYVDEGASPSAAKRPLLFVHGNPTWSFYWRELIAGLKADYRCIAVDHIGCGLSDKPQDYPYSLAKHTENLVALVEKLDLKNCTLLAHDWGGAIGLGCAAQLRERFSQLVLFNTAAFPPPYIPKRIQLCRVPILGTLGVRGLNLFARAAITMATEEPQRMTAAVKAGFLAPYNNWHNRVAIDAFVKDIPWTRAHPTYQVLEDLETKLAKITHLQQLLVWGMRDWCFRSECLDRLKRTFTQAEELRFDTAGHYVVQDRPAEILERLHTFLAQVKSV
- a CDS encoding triphosphoribosyl-dephospho-CoA synthase, whose protein sequence is MSSSTLSIGQCAALAALLECLAPKPGNVHRSADFEDTTIHDFAVSAVAIVPAMEVAAHVGVGRAVLEAIRATRSIVATNTNLGIVLLLAPLAAVPRKTSIFEGLATILSTLTEEDSRLVYEAIRLAKPGGLGTSREHDVAGDSPPRLLDAMQLAAERDQIAREYVTQYHLVLQVALPRLLELRATGASLTDSVIRLQVELLAREPDSLIARKCGLEMATQVSAYASQVLACGNIGDDSYYEAIAEFDFFLRSDGHKRNPGTTADLIAAAIFVGLRENLLQPPLD
- a CDS encoding 6-pyruvoyl tetrahydropterin synthase family protein, encoding MTEPIKIEPAANLTERYRIRLEKEAHVFAAAHFITFAGNICEPLHGHNYGVAVEIEAPLDENQYVIDFIAVRDELTAITQTLDHRMLLPTSHPLIQVTADEREVTARFGDKRWVFPRTDCVLLPLTNTTSELLARYIGLALRERLAARLPAQVVGSITRFSVEVDENHGQRGIWSLAADAVH
- the amt gene encoding ammonium transporter codes for the protein MQFATAQDAMNTVWMLICAALVFFLQAGFCCMECGLSRSKNSINAAIKNVADFCLAGALFWLTGYAFMFGKSFYGLFGITEFFFEETYDSNWLTVFFIYQVMFCGTCSTIASGAVSERMRFKAYACMSVLVGGIIYPVFGHWVWTRPNMPAQGWLANLGFIDFAGSTVVHSLAGWVALAAVIHVGPRMGKFLPDGRITRFHGHSLPIAAIGLFILWFGWFGFTGGRAMELAGNVPKIWINTLLAGIFGGAGNLLWQIVTRKRIDICSFMNGIIAGLVAICATCNVAWDFGAVFIGISAGLIMELASDILERYFKLDDVVNAISVHGVAGAWGTLLVAFITPPEFMPQGWSRLDLLLVQMLGISVCFCWSFGITWVALSILKRYMPLRVTIEEEEAGLNVAEHDARTDLHDLLVTMEQNMRGDHTRRAAVDECTEAGMIAKQYNRVLEAREQSEAELRRYATMLEDTNSYVENQAVEMQFQAKALEAARSEAERANHTKSQFVANMSHEIRTPMTAILGYVDMLLDDADAHPVSEKWKQPLATIKSNGQHLLEIINDILDISKIEAGKLTIEIIECSVPQLVGDVTNLLRHRAEGKGLALAVKFNSPIPETIHSDPTRIRQVLLNLVGNSIKFTNHGEVRVELEMFYDDPENPQLQLSVVDSGIGMDDEQIARLFQPFVQADSSTTRRFGGTGLGLTITKRLAEMLGGSITVKSQIGHGSSFIVRIASGKLDGVKMIEKPDHFVEQAPKKPKKIDVRLDCRILLAEDGPDNQRLISLILRKAGAEVVVAENGQVAVEAALRAASHGFRRSDDPQGPFDVILMDMQMPVLDGCGATKKLREAGYPGPIVALTANAMKEDHDRCMAAGCNDFATKPIDRSVLLATIDRWAQWRRDNVPPSMPIDPPVTVAVTLPTDESTSFGPETIAHS